From a region of the Acidimicrobiales bacterium genome:
- a CDS encoding phytanoyl-CoA dioxygenase family protein encodes MAGSPTTGPPVAGSLAATQIATYRDEGYLFPVPVFDADEAAELRAAFEAFEARWSDDTHLPRPFAQYLRDGMQVISPVADRIARHPAVLDVIESILGPDLMVWTCELLAKEPHSSKMLTMHQDLHYWGFDAIGQHVTAWIALSEVTDENGAMHFVRGSHRWGNVDHYDTFGADNILSRGQQVTVTHDPADEVVVALSPGEMSLHDGLMVHGSGPNVSDVRRVGVAIRYLTPSVRMQAGRDDYATPVRGDCSGAELLMLPVPAVDFDPETVPFHERMLVAHDETLGAGATQPMVYDGIRTVESA; translated from the coding sequence ATGGCCGGATCACCCACCACCGGGCCACCTGTTGCTGGGTCGCTGGCCGCGACACAGATCGCGACCTATCGGGACGAGGGGTACCTCTTCCCGGTTCCGGTGTTCGACGCTGACGAGGCGGCCGAACTACGGGCCGCCTTCGAGGCCTTTGAGGCTCGCTGGAGCGACGACACCCACTTACCCCGCCCCTTCGCCCAATACCTGCGCGACGGAATGCAGGTCATCAGCCCGGTGGCCGACCGCATTGCCCGCCACCCGGCGGTCCTCGACGTCATCGAGTCGATCCTCGGCCCGGATCTGATGGTCTGGACGTGCGAACTGTTGGCCAAGGAACCCCACAGCTCGAAGATGCTGACCATGCACCAGGATCTCCACTATTGGGGCTTCGACGCCATTGGCCAGCATGTCACTGCGTGGATTGCCCTGTCGGAGGTGACTGACGAGAACGGCGCCATGCACTTCGTTCGGGGAAGCCACCGGTGGGGCAATGTCGACCACTACGACACGTTCGGCGCCGACAACATCTTGAGTCGAGGCCAGCAGGTGACGGTGACCCACGATCCGGCCGACGAGGTGGTGGTGGCCCTTAGCCCCGGAGAGATGTCCCTGCACGACGGCCTGATGGTCCATGGATCGGGACCCAACGTCTCTGACGTGCGGCGGGTCGGCGTGGCCATCAGGTACCTGACGCCGTCGGTTCGAATGCAGGCCGGGAGGGATGACTACGCCACACCAGTACGTGGGGACTGCTCAGGGGCCGAGCTGCTAATGCTTCCAGTGCCTGCCGTCGACTTCGACCCCGAGACGGTGCCGTTCCATGAACGGATGCTGGTGGCCCACGATGAGACGCTGGGGGCCGGAGCCACCCAACCCATGGTCTACGACGGGATCAGAACGGTCGAATCAGCCTGA